The Salmonella enterica subsp. houtenae serovar Houten genome has a segment encoding these proteins:
- the aroK gene encoding shikimate kinase I, which translates to MAEKRNIFLVGPMGAGKSTIGRQLAQQLNMEFYDSDQEIEKRTGADVGWVFDVEGEDGFRNREEKVINELTEKQGIVLATGGGSVKSRETRNRLSARGVVVYLETTIEKQLARTQRDKKRPLLQVEAPPREVLEALANERNPLYEEIADVTIRTDDQSAKVVANQIIHMLESN; encoded by the coding sequence ATGGCAGAGAAACGCAATATCTTTCTGGTTGGGCCTATGGGTGCCGGAAAAAGCACTATTGGGCGCCAGTTAGCTCAACAACTCAATATGGAATTTTACGATTCTGATCAAGAGATTGAGAAACGAACCGGAGCTGATGTGGGCTGGGTCTTCGATGTTGAAGGTGAAGACGGCTTCCGTAATCGTGAAGAAAAAGTTATCAACGAATTGACGGAAAAACAGGGTATTGTGCTGGCAACCGGCGGTGGCTCTGTAAAATCGCGTGAAACGCGTAACCGTCTCTCCGCGCGTGGCGTCGTGGTCTACCTTGAAACGACCATCGAAAAACAACTGGCGCGCACGCAGCGTGATAAAAAACGCCCGCTGTTGCAGGTTGAAGCGCCGCCTCGCGAAGTTCTGGAAGCGCTGGCTAACGAACGCAATCCGCTGTACGAAGAGATTGCCGACGTCACCATTCGCACCGACGATCAAAGCGCTAAGGTTGTGGCAAACCAGATTATTCATATGCTGGAAAGCAACTAA